Proteins encoded within one genomic window of Lactococcus garvieae:
- a CDS encoding deoxynucleoside kinase: MIVLAGTIGAGKSSLAKALGEHLGTEVYYEAVDNNPVLDLYYQDPKKYAFLLQIYFLNKRFESIKMAYTQENNILDRSIFEDELFLTLNYKNGNVTKTELEIYQNLLNNMLEEIEGMPKKRPDLLVYIDVSFETMLSRITQRGRSFEQIDEQPGLKTYYQQVHHEYPSWYDAYDMSPKIRVNGDVLDFVNNEKDLEEVLRQVDQELIKLELK, from the coding sequence TTGATCGTTTTAGCGGGAACAATAGGTGCAGGAAAGTCAAGCTTAGCTAAAGCCTTAGGTGAGCATCTAGGTACAGAAGTGTACTATGAAGCAGTAGACAACAATCCAGTGCTTGATTTGTACTATCAGGATCCTAAAAAGTATGCTTTTTTATTACAAATATATTTTTTAAACAAGCGTTTTGAATCAATAAAAATGGCTTATACTCAAGAAAACAATATACTTGATCGTTCGATATTTGAAGATGAACTTTTTCTGACTCTTAATTATAAAAATGGAAATGTAACAAAAACCGAATTAGAAATCTATCAAAATCTTCTCAATAATATGTTGGAAGAAATTGAGGGAATGCCTAAAAAACGCCCCGATTTACTTGTTTATATCGATGTTAGTTTTGAAACAATGCTCTCACGGATTACCCAACGTGGACGGAGCTTTGAGCAAATTGATGAACAACCAGGGTTAAAAACCTACTATCAGCAAGTCCATCATGAATACCCGAGCTGGTATGATGCTTATGATATGTCTCCTAAAATACGTGTGAACGGAGATGTGCTAGACTTCGTAAATAATGAGAAAGACTTGGAAGAAGTACTCAGACAAGTGGATCAAGAATTAATTAAACTGGAGTTAAAATAA
- a CDS encoding bifunctional folylpolyglutamate synthase/dihydrofolate synthase produces MDIDQALEWIHSRLKFNIRPGLIRVEELLRRLGNPERELSMLHVAGTNGKGSTVAFTRSILRQMNLKVATFTSPFIESFGERMSINGLPIPDEKLIFYVEHTKPLVDQLDADERFAGITEFEIITAIALRYFADEKVDVALIEVGLGGLLDSTNVIQPEATAITTIGLDHIDILGSTLEEIAAQKAGIIKPDTPLVSGRIVDTALDVISQTALEKQAKHYKFGEDYHVQLLENESFNYKDANFEFKNLEKSLLGVHQVDNAALAVKLSLIYAEKRGLDLTEENIRLGLRQTFWPARMEMMCQKPLTILDGAHNVHAMKRLLENLKTEFSGRKITIIFSAIVTKDITEMIKMLQTVDNSQLILTTFDYPKSLKIEDYSYLEENKVELVQDWKAKYDALADTLQDDEILLMTGSLYFMSQIREYLLEKKNKKVLVGL; encoded by the coding sequence ATGGATATAGACCAAGCACTGGAATGGATTCATTCACGACTCAAATTTAATATTCGTCCCGGCCTTATTCGTGTAGAAGAACTCCTCCGTCGATTAGGTAACCCTGAAAGAGAGTTATCAATGCTACACGTTGCTGGAACGAACGGTAAAGGTTCGACAGTAGCTTTCACACGCAGTATTTTACGGCAGATGAATCTAAAGGTTGCTACATTTACTAGTCCCTTTATAGAATCATTTGGTGAGCGAATGTCGATTAACGGACTACCCATTCCAGATGAAAAATTAATTTTCTATGTGGAGCACACTAAACCATTAGTCGACCAGCTTGATGCTGATGAAAGATTTGCAGGCATCACGGAGTTTGAAATTATAACGGCCATTGCCTTGCGCTATTTTGCAGATGAAAAAGTAGATGTAGCTTTGATTGAAGTTGGCTTAGGTGGCCTGCTTGACAGTACAAATGTGATTCAACCGGAAGCCACTGCTATAACAACCATTGGTCTCGATCATATAGATATTTTGGGTTCTACTTTGGAAGAAATAGCTGCGCAAAAGGCAGGCATTATCAAGCCAGACACACCACTAGTGAGTGGCCGAATTGTGGATACGGCACTAGATGTCATCAGTCAAACGGCTTTGGAAAAACAGGCCAAGCATTATAAATTCGGCGAAGATTATCACGTTCAATTACTTGAAAATGAATCTTTTAACTATAAGGATGCAAATTTTGAATTTAAAAATCTAGAAAAATCTTTACTTGGTGTGCATCAAGTGGACAATGCAGCCCTAGCTGTTAAACTCTCACTCATCTATGCAGAGAAACGAGGACTAGATCTCACTGAAGAGAATATTCGTCTAGGCTTACGGCAAACCTTCTGGCCTGCTCGCATGGAAATGATGTGCCAGAAACCACTGACTATCTTGGATGGTGCGCATAATGTTCATGCGATGAAACGTCTTTTGGAAAATCTCAAAACAGAGTTTTCAGGACGAAAAATTACAATCATTTTTTCAGCTATAGTCACAAAAGATATTACAGAAATGATTAAAATGCTTCAAACAGTGGATAATTCTCAGCTTATACTCACAACTTTTGATTATCCTAAGTCTTTAAAAATCGAAGATTATTCTTATCTTGAAGAAAATAAAGTTGAACTGGTCCAAGATTGGAAAGCTAAATATGATGCGTTAGCAGATACATTGCAAGATGATGAAATACTACTCATGACTGGTTCTTTGTATTTCATGTCGCAAATCAGAGAATATCTACTCGAAAAGAAAAACAAAAAAGTCCTAGTGGGACTTTAG
- a CDS encoding NUDIX domain-containing protein — MYNDLINEISLLGNSKKIEKITELLKKSENLKGKKNPDLQLSASAVVFDNEKLYFIEHPYQKELLLPAGHVEEGETPKEAACREFHEETGLTATNGRLIDINIIEIPYNAVKDEKAHQHIDFRYHFERIEGLAEQAELPVYLLSEAETPAEFKKYFKEGKSK; from the coding sequence ATGTATAATGATTTAATAAATGAAATTTCTCTTTTGGGAAATTCAAAGAAGATTGAAAAAATAACAGAACTTCTAAAAAAGAGTGAAAATCTTAAGGGAAAGAAAAATCCAGATTTACAGTTGTCGGCATCGGCTGTCGTTTTTGATAATGAAAAGCTTTATTTTATTGAACACCCTTATCAAAAAGAACTTTTATTGCCTGCAGGTCACGTAGAAGAAGGAGAAACCCCTAAAGAAGCAGCTTGTCGTGAGTTCCATGAAGAAACAGGATTAACCGCAACGAATGGTCGTTTAATCGATATCAATATCATTGAGATTCCTTATAATGCTGTGAAAGATGAAAAAGCACACCAGCATATAGATTTCCGCTATCATTTTGAGCGTATCGAAGGTCTTGCTGAACAGGCAGAATTGCCTGTTTATTTGCTTTCTGAAGCAGAGACACCCGCGGAGTTTAAAAAATATTTTAAAGAAGGAAAAAGTAAGTAA
- the folP gene encoding dihydropteroate synthase — MKIIELNTASFSLKHIAVKFTDISSQEMSLLHNILFRVGAKVLLEEKELVAFFTIYELSEFINIWPFPQTKPVLEDIFKRQEIIWSGKNFSFNLTLEPIIYAIVNITPDSFYDGAEENLTIDYILRRVEQDLAAGAHVIELGGKSSRPGYADISPEEEWQRLAQPLRSIRKAFPEAVIAVDTDEAYVMQRVLDEGADIINDIDGFDRPEKLMLMREYQPALVAMNNGRAGLHYADNVYQELPAYFANKKKELNELTVTDAQICVDPGVGFSGGPTGIDSLQRLKTTELLTTLGLPVMIAISRKSFMTNLFKMEVDERLFSTLMLEGQMMMDGGRVLRVHDVEATRHLIENFKIYQKY, encoded by the coding sequence ATGAAAATCATTGAGCTCAATACCGCTTCCTTTTCTTTAAAGCACATAGCCGTAAAATTTACGGACATTAGTTCTCAAGAAATGTCTCTCTTGCATAATATCTTGTTCCGTGTGGGAGCAAAGGTCCTGCTAGAAGAAAAAGAGCTAGTGGCATTCTTTACGATTTATGAGCTTTCAGAATTTATAAATATCTGGCCTTTTCCCCAAACTAAGCCTGTCTTAGAGGATATTTTTAAACGGCAAGAAATTATTTGGTCGGGGAAGAATTTTTCCTTTAACTTGACGTTAGAACCTATTATTTACGCTATTGTCAATATCACGCCAGATTCTTTTTATGATGGTGCGGAAGAAAATCTTACTATCGATTATATTTTACGTCGTGTTGAGCAGGATTTAGCAGCTGGTGCACACGTTATTGAACTTGGTGGCAAGTCATCACGTCCAGGCTATGCGGATATCTCCCCTGAAGAAGAATGGCAACGCTTGGCGCAGCCTTTAAGAAGTATTCGTAAGGCATTTCCCGAGGCGGTCATTGCAGTTGACACAGATGAGGCCTATGTGATGCAGCGTGTGCTTGATGAAGGTGCGGATATTATCAATGATATTGATGGCTTTGATCGACCAGAGAAATTAATGCTTATGCGTGAATATCAACCCGCTTTGGTAGCTATGAATAACGGTCGAGCTGGTCTTCATTATGCGGATAATGTTTATCAGGAGCTTCCAGCATATTTTGCTAACAAAAAGAAAGAATTAAATGAACTTACGGTCACAGATGCACAGATTTGTGTTGACCCAGGAGTGGGCTTTTCGGGTGGCCCAACCGGGATAGATTCACTGCAAAGACTCAAAACCACAGAACTTTTGACCACTCTCGGTTTACCCGTAATGATCGCAATATCACGGAAGTCTTTCATGACCAATCTGTTCAAGATGGAAGTTGATGAGCGTTTATTTTCAACACTAATGCTCGAAGGACAAATGATGATGGATGGGGGACGTGTTTTACGCGTACATGATGTGGAAGCGACACGCCATCTTATTGAAAATTTTAAAATTTACCAAAAATACTAA